In a genomic window of Streptomyces katrae:
- the egtD gene encoding L-histidine N(alpha)-methyltransferase, producing the protein MSDFQMTRTLDEHAADRALRKDVLRGMTRFPKELPPKWFYDARGSELFEEITRLPEYYPTRAEREILLERAREIAAVSGARTLVELGSGSSEKTRHLIEALPALETYVPVDVSESALTGAAEALLAAHPGLKVHALLADFTGPLHLPDSPGPRLVVFLGGTIGNLLPPERAVFLASVRAMLSPGDALLMGTDLVKDEAVLVAAYDDAQGVTAEFDKNVLAVIDRELGADFHTADFDHVAVWNREHEWIEMRLRARSAVTVKIRALDLVVPFAEGEEILTEISAKFRQEGVRKELAEAGLDLSHWWTDSEGRFALSLSVADGSVDSVAVD; encoded by the coding sequence GTGAGCGACTTCCAGATGACCCGGACCCTCGACGAGCACGCCGCCGACAGGGCGCTGCGCAAGGACGTCCTGCGCGGGATGACCCGCTTCCCCAAGGAGCTGCCGCCGAAGTGGTTCTACGACGCCCGGGGCAGTGAACTCTTCGAGGAGATCACCCGGTTGCCGGAGTACTACCCGACGCGCGCCGAGCGGGAGATCCTGCTGGAGCGGGCCCGGGAGATCGCGGCGGTCAGCGGGGCGCGCACGCTGGTGGAGCTGGGCTCCGGCTCCTCGGAGAAGACCCGGCACCTGATCGAGGCGCTGCCGGCGCTGGAGACGTACGTCCCGGTGGACGTCAGCGAGAGCGCCCTGACGGGGGCGGCGGAGGCGCTGCTGGCGGCGCATCCGGGGCTGAAGGTGCACGCGCTGCTGGCGGACTTCACGGGGCCGCTGCACCTGCCCGACTCTCCCGGGCCGCGGCTGGTGGTGTTCCTGGGCGGCACGATCGGGAACCTGCTGCCGCCGGAGCGGGCGGTGTTCCTGGCGTCCGTACGGGCGATGCTCTCGCCGGGGGACGCGTTGCTGATGGGCACGGACCTGGTGAAGGACGAGGCCGTGCTGGTGGCGGCGTACGACGACGCGCAGGGGGTGACGGCGGAGTTCGACAAGAACGTGCTGGCCGTGATCGACCGGGAGCTGGGCGCGGACTTCCACACCGCCGACTTCGACCACGTGGCGGTGTGGAACCGGGAGCACGAATGGATCGAGATGCGGCTGCGGGCCCGGTCGGCGGTGACGGTGAAGATCCGGGCGCTGGATCTGGTGGTGCCGTTCGCCGAGGGTGAGGAGATCCTCACGGAGATCTCGGCGAAGTTCCGTCAGGAGGGGGTGCGGAAGGAACTCGCGGAGGCGGGGCTGGATTTGTCCCACTGGTGGACGGACTCCGAGGGCCGGTTCGCGCTGTCGCTGTCGGTGGCGGACGGCTCGGTGGACTCGGTGGCCGTGGACTGA
- the egtC gene encoding ergothioneine biosynthesis protein EgtC yields the protein MCRHLAYLGPEIPLSAVLGDPQHSLVRQSWAPRRQRYGTVNADGFGVGWYAAGDPVPARYRRAGPVWGDEGFADLGRVVRSGALLAAVRDATFAGADGEAAAAPFASGPWLFSHNGAVRGWPDTAAPLAAALPAHALLELAARTDSALVWALVLHRLRQGDDPGTALAEAVRELAAAAQGSRLNLLLTDGVSIAATAWGDSLWYLPGSPSGRVVVASEPYDDDTGWCEVPDRSLLTATRTRVALIPLKESTP from the coding sequence ATGTGCCGTCACCTGGCCTATCTGGGACCGGAGATACCCCTGAGCGCCGTACTGGGCGATCCGCAGCACTCGCTCGTGCGGCAGTCCTGGGCGCCGCGCCGGCAGCGGTACGGCACCGTCAACGCCGACGGCTTCGGCGTCGGCTGGTACGCGGCCGGCGACCCGGTTCCGGCCCGCTACCGGCGCGCCGGGCCCGTGTGGGGGGACGAGGGCTTCGCCGACCTGGGCCGGGTGGTGCGCAGCGGGGCCCTGCTGGCCGCCGTGCGCGACGCCACCTTCGCGGGCGCGGACGGGGAGGCCGCGGCGGCCCCGTTCGCCTCGGGGCCCTGGCTGTTCAGCCACAACGGTGCGGTACGCGGCTGGCCGGACACGGCGGCGCCGCTCGCGGCGGCCCTGCCGGCCCACGCCCTGCTGGAGCTGGCCGCGCGCACCGATTCCGCGCTGGTGTGGGCCCTGGTCCTGCACCGGCTGCGGCAGGGCGACGACCCGGGCACGGCCCTGGCGGAGGCGGTCCGCGAACTGGCCGCCGCTGCACAGGGCTCCCGGCTGAACCTGCTGCTCACCGACGGCGTCTCGATCGCCGCCACCGCCTGGGGCGATTCCCTCTGGTACCTGCCCGGCAGCCCGTCGGGGCGGGTGGTCGTGGCGTCCGAGCCGTACGACGACGACACCGGCTGGTGCGAGGTGCCCGACCGGAGCCTGCTGACCGCCACCCGCACGCGGGTCGCCCTGATCCCCCTGAAGGAGAGCACCCCGTGA
- the egtB gene encoding ergothioneine biosynthesis protein EgtB: MTTETHPEIRPDVLRERAAAALTAARARTAGLTDVVSDPDLTAQHSPLMSPLVWDLAHIGNQEELWLLRNVAGREFLRPEINSLYDAFQHPRAERPKLPLLGPDEARRYAAEVRGRVFDLLDRTPLEGTALLDRGFAFGMIAQHEQQHDETMLITHQLRAGEPVLTAEDPQPPQGPAPAAAEVLVPGGPFIMGTSAEPWALDNERPAHVREVASFWIDTVPVTNGAYQAFIADGGYTDPRWWAAEGWEQIRRHDIGAPLFWRREAGQWLRRRFGVTEPVPDDEPVLHVSWYEADAYARWTGRRLPTEAEWEKAARHDPAAGRSRRYPWGDADPTPLHANLGQRHLRPARAGCYPAGASPLGVRQLIGDVWEWTASDFLPYPGFRAFPYREYSEVFFGPEHKVLRGGSFAVDPVACRGTFRNWDLPVRRQIFSGFRTARDV; the protein is encoded by the coding sequence GTGACCACCGAGACCCACCCCGAGATCCGTCCCGACGTGCTGCGCGAGCGTGCCGCGGCCGCCCTGACCGCCGCCCGGGCCCGTACGGCCGGGCTGACCGACGTCGTCAGCGACCCGGACCTGACCGCGCAGCACTCCCCCCTGATGTCCCCGCTGGTGTGGGACCTGGCGCACATCGGGAACCAGGAGGAGCTGTGGCTGCTGCGCAACGTGGCCGGCCGCGAGTTCCTGCGTCCCGAGATCAACTCCCTGTACGACGCCTTCCAGCACCCGCGCGCGGAGCGGCCGAAGCTGCCGCTACTGGGCCCGGATGAGGCCCGCCGGTACGCGGCCGAGGTCCGCGGGCGGGTGTTCGACCTGCTGGACCGCACCCCGCTGGAGGGAACGGCCCTGCTCGACCGGGGGTTCGCCTTCGGGATGATCGCCCAGCACGAGCAGCAGCACGACGAGACCATGCTGATCACCCATCAGCTACGGGCGGGCGAACCCGTACTGACCGCGGAGGATCCGCAGCCGCCGCAGGGTCCGGCCCCGGCCGCGGCCGAAGTACTGGTGCCGGGAGGCCCGTTCATCATGGGCACCTCGGCCGAGCCGTGGGCACTGGACAACGAACGGCCCGCGCACGTGCGGGAGGTGGCCTCCTTCTGGATCGACACCGTGCCGGTGACCAACGGCGCCTACCAGGCCTTCATCGCGGACGGCGGCTACACGGACCCCCGCTGGTGGGCGGCCGAGGGCTGGGAGCAGATCCGCCGCCATGACATCGGGGCCCCGCTGTTCTGGCGGCGCGAGGCCGGCCAGTGGCTGCGCCGCCGGTTCGGGGTGACCGAGCCGGTGCCCGACGACGAACCGGTCCTGCACGTGAGCTGGTACGAGGCCGACGCCTACGCCCGCTGGACGGGCCGCCGGCTGCCCACCGAGGCGGAGTGGGAGAAGGCGGCCCGTCACGACCCGGCCGCCGGCCGCTCCCGCCGCTACCCCTGGGGCGACGCCGATCCGACCCCCCTCCACGCCAACCTGGGCCAGCGCCACCTGCGCCCGGCCCGCGCCGGCTGCTACCCGGCCGGGGCCTCCCCGCTGGGGGTGCGCCAGCTCATCGGCGACGTGTGGGAGTGGACCGCCTCGGACTTCCTTCCGTACCCGGGGTTCCGCGCCTTCCCGTACCGGGAGTACTCGGAGGTGTTCTTCGGGCCGGAGCACAAGGTGCTGCGCGGCGGCTCGTTCGCGGTCGACCCGGTGGCCTGCCGGGGCACGTTCCGCAACTGGGACCTGCCGGTGCGCCGGCAGATCTTCTCCGGCTTCCGTACCGCGAGGGACGTCTGA
- the egtA gene encoding ergothioneine biosynthesis glutamate--cysteine ligase EgtA produces the protein MSENSPAPHVHDPADSADAPLGEAAAEDLIHGICFKTGPPRTLGAELEWLVLDAERPWLPLPPDRLTDAHAAARALPLGSRVTVEPGGQLELSSAPAASLTACLDGLRADLAAVRGVLRERGLVLHGLGEDPRKPLRRLLASPRYDAMETYFDRTGPAGRAMMRSSASVQVCVDAGHEEPGPLGYGRRWRLAHLLGAVLVAAFANSPGREGPYEGWRCARQGIWSDIDPRRALAPPLDAEPRAAWAAHALDTEVMCVRGAGDGSWTVPHGLTFRDWLRTDGHGPGPARRPTAADLEYHLTTLFPPVRPRGHLELRMIDAQPGEDGWTVPVAVVHALFDDPEAAETAYRAVKALADAYGTRSAPRNPLWRTAARGALADPDLRAAATACFAAAAEALPRLGADRCVQDAVEAFAGRYVRRGRCPADDVDHALVAGRTRAAASTAPAAMEDTGPAAHRRRPPAAKGPRP, from the coding sequence ATGTCCGAGAACTCACCCGCTCCACACGTCCACGATCCCGCGGATTCCGCGGACGCCCCCCTCGGCGAGGCGGCCGCCGAGGACCTGATCCACGGCATCTGCTTCAAGACCGGTCCGCCCCGCACCCTCGGCGCCGAGCTCGAATGGCTCGTCCTGGACGCCGAGCGCCCCTGGCTGCCGCTTCCCCCCGACCGCCTCACCGACGCCCACGCGGCCGCCCGGGCCCTGCCCCTGGGGTCCCGGGTCACCGTCGAACCCGGCGGCCAGCTGGAGCTCAGCTCCGCCCCCGCCGCCTCCCTCACCGCCTGCCTCGACGGGCTCCGCGCCGACCTCGCCGCCGTACGGGGCGTCCTGCGCGAGCGCGGCCTCGTCCTCCACGGCCTCGGCGAGGACCCCCGAAAGCCCCTGCGCCGCCTCCTGGCCAGCCCGCGCTACGACGCGATGGAGACCTACTTCGACCGCACCGGCCCCGCCGGCCGGGCCATGATGCGCTCCTCCGCCTCCGTGCAGGTCTGCGTGGACGCCGGGCACGAGGAGCCGGGCCCGCTCGGGTACGGGAGGCGCTGGCGGCTCGCCCACCTCCTGGGCGCCGTACTCGTGGCCGCCTTCGCCAACTCCCCCGGCCGCGAGGGCCCGTACGAGGGCTGGCGGTGCGCGCGGCAGGGGATCTGGAGCGACATCGACCCGCGGCGCGCACTGGCCCCGCCGCTGGACGCCGAACCCCGTGCGGCCTGGGCCGCGCACGCGCTGGACACCGAGGTGATGTGCGTACGGGGGGCCGGCGACGGATCCTGGACGGTGCCGCACGGTCTGACCTTCCGCGACTGGCTGCGCACGGACGGCCACGGACCGGGCCCCGCCCGGCGGCCCACGGCCGCGGACCTGGAGTACCACCTCACCACCCTCTTCCCGCCCGTGCGCCCGCGCGGCCACCTGGAGCTGCGGATGATCGACGCGCAGCCCGGGGAGGACGGCTGGACGGTCCCGGTGGCCGTGGTGCACGCACTCTTCGACGACCCGGAGGCCGCCGAGACGGCCTACCGGGCGGTGAAGGCCCTGGCCGACGCCTACGGGACCCGGAGCGCGCCCCGCAACCCGCTGTGGCGGACCGCCGCACGCGGCGCGCTGGCGGACCCGGACCTGCGGGCGGCCGCCACGGCCTGCTTCGCGGCGGCCGCGGAGGCCCTGCCCCGGCTCGGAGCGGACCGCTGCGTCCAGGACGCGGTGGAGGCCTTCGCCGGGCGCTACGTGAGGCGCGGGCGCTGCCCGGCCGACGACGTGGACCACGCCCTGGTCGCCGGACGCACCCGGGCCGCCGCGAGCACCGCTCCGGCAGCCATGGAAGACACCGGCCCGGCGGCACACCGCCGGCGGCCGCCCGCCGCGAAGGGACCGCGCCCGTGA
- a CDS encoding TIGR02452 family protein, producing the protein MSSRLREIARENALVVAAGGYRARSGRWVSLAAGLAEAKAGTRIYGPNSVIPDDGSVRGSLRTVFEVTGESSTAAARRLAQPPGQGPVAVLNFASARNPGGGYVRGAKAQEEALCRASALYETLLEAPEYYEVHRAGRSTFYTDRVIHSPGVPVFRDDRGDLLETPFRAGFLTSPAPNAGTIRRQEPERAPEIPAALARRAERVLEVAALHGYRALVLGAWGCGVFRNDPAEVAEAFRHLLTGRFTGTFDRVVFAVLDRNPAPREAFTRAFADA; encoded by the coding sequence GTGAGCAGCAGATTGCGCGAGATCGCGCGGGAGAACGCACTGGTCGTGGCGGCCGGCGGGTACCGGGCGCGGTCGGGGCGGTGGGTCTCCCTCGCCGCCGGCCTGGCGGAAGCCAAGGCCGGAACCAGGATATATGGGCCAAACTCGGTCATTCCAGACGATGGGTCCGTCAGGGGGAGCCTGCGGACGGTCTTCGAGGTCACGGGGGAGAGCAGCACGGCCGCGGCGCGTCGCCTCGCGCAGCCGCCCGGCCAGGGCCCGGTCGCGGTGCTGAACTTCGCCTCGGCCCGCAATCCCGGCGGCGGCTACGTCCGCGGCGCCAAGGCGCAGGAGGAGGCGCTCTGCCGGGCCTCGGCGCTGTACGAGACCCTGCTGGAGGCCCCGGAGTACTACGAGGTCCACCGAGCGGGCAGGAGCACCTTCTACACCGACCGGGTGATCCACTCACCCGGGGTGCCGGTGTTCCGCGACGACCGGGGCGACCTGCTGGAGACCCCGTTCCGGGCCGGGTTCCTCACCTCCCCGGCCCCGAACGCGGGCACGATCCGCCGCCAGGAGCCGGAACGAGCCCCGGAGATCCCGGCGGCCCTGGCCCGTCGGGCGGAGCGCGTCCTGGAGGTGGCCGCACTGCACGGCTACCGGGCGCTGGTGCTCGGCGCCTGGGGCTGCGGGGTGTTCCGCAACGACCCGGCGGAGGTGGCGGAGGCCTTCCGCCACCTGCTGACGGGCCGCTTCACGGGAACCTTCGACCGGGTCGTCTTCGCCGTCCTGGACCGCAACCCGGCCCCGCGCGAAGCCTTCACCCGGGCCTTCGCCGACGCCTGA
- a CDS encoding type II toxin-antitoxin system PemK/MazF family toxin, which yields MTALSHHGNGYVEQPGRDGFAATVEADPLAIGPVRTEYAPDPDGDPDPGEIVWTWVPFEENDGRGKDRPVLVVAREAGGSTVLAVQLSSKRHDADREWVPIGSGPWDAAGRESWVDVDRVLRVHEAGMRREACALDRPRFQRVVDRLRERYGWR from the coding sequence ATGACGGCACTTTCACATCACGGCAACGGATACGTCGAGCAGCCCGGGCGGGACGGCTTCGCCGCCACCGTCGAGGCCGACCCCCTCGCGATCGGCCCGGTCCGCACCGAGTACGCCCCCGACCCGGACGGGGACCCCGACCCCGGGGAGATCGTGTGGACCTGGGTCCCGTTCGAGGAGAACGACGGGCGGGGCAAGGACCGGCCGGTGCTGGTGGTCGCGCGCGAGGCGGGCGGGTCGACCGTGCTGGCGGTCCAGCTGTCCAGCAAGCGGCACGACGCCGACCGGGAGTGGGTCCCGATCGGCTCCGGCCCCTGGGACGCCGCCGGGCGGGAGTCCTGGGTGGACGTCGACCGGGTGCTGCGCGTCCACGAGGCGGGCATGCGCCGCGAGGCATGCGCCCTGGACCGGCCCCGCTTCCAGCGGGTGGTCGACCGCCTGCGCGAGCGCTACGGCTGGCGGTAG
- a CDS encoding VOC family protein: MERVLGIGGYFIRASDPAALTAWYRDCLGLDLDEHGLWRPESGPTVFAAFEAGTEYFGSRAQGTMLNFRVRDLDAMLVQLRAKGADVAGEVQEMQGVGRFAWVTDPEGNRVELWQPA, encoded by the coding sequence ATGGAACGAGTGCTGGGAATCGGCGGCTATTTCATCCGGGCGAGCGACCCGGCGGCCCTGACCGCGTGGTACCGCGACTGCCTGGGCCTGGACCTCGACGAACACGGCCTGTGGCGGCCGGAGTCCGGGCCCACCGTGTTCGCTGCCTTCGAAGCCGGTACGGAGTACTTCGGCTCCCGCGCCCAGGGGACCATGCTCAACTTCCGCGTCCGCGACCTGGACGCGATGCTCGTGCAGCTGCGGGCGAAGGGCGCCGATGTGGCCGGGGAGGTCCAGGAGATGCAGGGCGTGGGCCGCTTCGCCTGGGTCACCGACCCGGAGGGAAACCGCGTGGAACTGTGGCAGCCCGCCTGA
- a CDS encoding cellulose binding domain-containing protein — MGSTTRHRRRAGGRAKAAGAIVVAAVIGGAALAFTGTAQATAVGAVYTTSSAWSGGYTGQYVITNGTGRTQSDWTLRFDLPAGTRIDSLWNGTHTVDGQHVTVKPASWNRELAPGASVTVGFVASGAGAPGAPKGCLINGVKCSVDQSATPQPSGRPTTPPAPAPTATKGPVATASATSAPTAKPTATAPAPGPGGGGARFAPYVDTSLYPAYDLLDTATSTGVREFHLAFVTAGAGCTPLWGGVTDLASDKVAGQIGALRARGGDVRVSFGGAAGRELALNCASADELAAAYGKVVDQYRLTKVDFDIEGAALPDTAANSRRAQAIARLQQSHPGLDVAFTLPVMPEGLTQPGVALLADARRGGVRIDSVNIMAMDYGQAYGGDMGQYAIQAATATQAQLKGVLGLSDQAAWKALAVTPMIGVNDVASEVFSVSDATQLVEFASAKGIGRLAMWSAARDAQCPAGALNHAEPTCSSVLQQPLAFTRAFGALR, encoded by the coding sequence ATGGGCAGCACCACCCGTCACCGTCGCAGGGCCGGCGGCAGGGCGAAGGCCGCGGGCGCGATCGTGGTGGCGGCGGTGATCGGCGGCGCGGCCCTCGCGTTCACCGGTACCGCGCAGGCCACCGCCGTCGGCGCCGTGTACACCACCTCCAGCGCCTGGAGCGGTGGTTACACCGGCCAGTACGTCATCACGAACGGCACCGGCCGCACCCAGTCGGACTGGACCCTGCGGTTCGACCTGCCGGCCGGCACGAGGATCGACTCCCTGTGGAACGGCACCCACACCGTCGACGGGCAGCACGTCACCGTGAAGCCCGCGAGCTGGAACCGGGAGCTCGCGCCCGGGGCCTCCGTCACCGTCGGCTTCGTCGCGAGCGGCGCCGGTGCCCCCGGCGCCCCCAAGGGGTGCCTGATCAACGGGGTCAAGTGCTCCGTCGACCAGAGCGCGACCCCGCAGCCCAGCGGCCGCCCCACCACCCCGCCCGCCCCGGCCCCGACCGCCACGAAGGGACCGGTGGCGACGGCCTCCGCGACGTCCGCCCCCACCGCCAAGCCCACCGCGACCGCGCCGGCCCCCGGGCCCGGCGGGGGCGGGGCGCGCTTCGCGCCGTACGTCGACACCTCCCTCTACCCGGCCTACGACCTCCTCGACACCGCGACGAGCACCGGGGTGCGGGAGTTCCACCTCGCCTTCGTCACCGCCGGCGCCGGGTGCACCCCGCTGTGGGGCGGGGTCACCGATCTGGCGAGCGACAAGGTGGCGGGCCAGATCGGCGCGCTGCGCGCCCGGGGCGGCGACGTGCGGGTGTCCTTCGGCGGGGCCGCCGGCCGCGAGCTGGCGCTGAACTGCGCGAGCGCCGACGAGCTGGCGGCGGCCTACGGGAAGGTGGTCGACCAGTACCGGCTGACCAAAGTCGACTTCGACATCGAGGGCGCGGCCCTGCCCGACACCGCCGCCAACTCCCGCCGCGCCCAGGCCATAGCCCGGCTGCAGCAGTCCCACCCGGGCCTGGACGTGGCGTTCACCCTGCCGGTGATGCCCGAAGGGCTGACCCAGCCGGGCGTGGCCCTGCTCGCCGACGCCCGCCGGGGCGGGGTGCGGATCGACTCCGTCAACATCATGGCGATGGACTACGGGCAGGCGTACGGCGGGGACATGGGGCAGTACGCCATCCAGGCCGCGACGGCCACCCAGGCCCAGCTGAAGGGGGTCCTCGGACTGTCCGACCAGGCGGCCTGGAAGGCCCTGGCCGTCACCCCGATGATCGGCGTCAACGACGTCGCGTCGGAGGTCTTCTCCGTCTCCGACGCGACGCAGCTCGTGGAGTTCGCCTCGGCGAAGGGCATCGGACGGCTGGCCATGTGGTCCGCGGCCCGCGACGCCCAGTGCCCCGCGGGCGCGCTGAACCACGCGGAGCCCACCTGCAGTTCGGTCCTCCAGCAGCCGCTGGCCTTCACCAGGGCCTTCGGCGCACTGCGTTAG
- a CDS encoding pyroglutamyl peptidase — translation MMLLRRTALAAALLGITALLPAATAHADPAPACTAGAQAPAAPDAEQGRLSDPRATAFPGRAGLDGFVRRFPAALCGVRDAAGAERLLDAWGEALWQAAVNRAQGRRPGGDLPDRDDRPLYWTRLAMTVQLDAWQPGFTVDRAALKSRFEDASRGLTANEFRGTRGVRRIFVSGFDPFGLDTELRRANPSGSAALQLNGRRITLADGTTAEIRAVVLPVRYADFDAGIVERAYAPRLAAGPRSADMITSISQGYPGLFTLEAWAGRNRSADPYPDNAGALAGGTPEHPATAPGLGPGAEFLRTSLPTDAMTAVQAPYPVRLNTAVTEIPAGETAPVDREDGPTPGSRAVAGGGGGYLSNEVAYRSNRLRLELRPALPGGHLHTPVLTGLPAEPDRLTGPEFERNEAAITAQVLELLRASSGGPATP, via the coding sequence ATGATGCTCTTACGCCGTACGGCCCTCGCCGCCGCCCTCCTCGGGATCACCGCCCTGCTCCCGGCCGCCACCGCCCACGCGGACCCCGCGCCCGCCTGCACCGCCGGAGCGCAGGCGCCCGCCGCGCCCGACGCCGAACAGGGCCGGCTCTCCGATCCCCGGGCGACCGCTTTCCCCGGGCGGGCCGGCCTCGACGGCTTCGTACGCCGCTTCCCGGCCGCGCTGTGCGGCGTACGCGACGCCGCCGGGGCGGAGCGGCTGCTCGACGCGTGGGGCGAGGCCCTGTGGCAGGCCGCGGTGAACCGGGCCCAGGGGCGCCGGCCGGGCGGTGACCTGCCGGACCGGGACGACCGGCCGCTGTACTGGACCCGGCTCGCGATGACCGTGCAACTCGACGCCTGGCAGCCCGGGTTCACGGTGGACCGGGCCGCGCTGAAGTCCCGGTTCGAGGACGCCTCGCGGGGTCTGACCGCCAACGAGTTCCGCGGCACCCGGGGCGTCCGGCGGATCTTCGTCAGCGGGTTCGACCCCTTCGGCCTGGACACCGAGCTGCGGCGGGCCAACCCCTCCGGCTCGGCGGCCCTCCAGCTCAACGGCCGCCGCATCACCCTGGCCGACGGCACCACCGCCGAGATCCGGGCCGTCGTCCTGCCGGTCCGCTACGCCGACTTCGACGCCGGGATCGTCGAACGGGCCTACGCGCCCCGGCTGGCGGCGGGCCCCCGCTCCGCCGACATGATCACCAGCATCAGCCAGGGCTACCCCGGCCTGTTCACCCTGGAGGCCTGGGCCGGCCGCAACCGCTCGGCCGACCCGTACCCCGACAACGCCGGCGCCCTGGCGGGCGGTACGCCCGAGCACCCGGCCACCGCGCCGGGCCTCGGTCCCGGCGCGGAGTTCCTGCGCACCAGCCTGCCCACGGACGCCATGACCGCCGTCCAGGCGCCCTACCCCGTACGGCTCAACACCGCCGTCACCGAGATACCGGCCGGGGAGACGGCTCCGGTGGACCGCGAGGACGGGCCCACCCCCGGCTCCCGCGCCGTCGCGGGCGGGGGCGGCGGCTACCTCTCCAACGAGGTCGCCTACCGCTCCAACCGGCTCCGGCTGGAACTGCGCCCCGCCCTGCCCGGCGGGCACCTGCACACCCCCGTCCTGACCGGCCTGCCCGCCGAGCCGGACCGGCTGACCGGGCCGGAGTTCGAGCGGAACGAGGCCGCGATCACCGCGCAGGTGCTGGAGCTGCTCCGCGCCTCCTCCGGGGGCCCCGCCACGCCCTAA
- a CDS encoding ester cyclase produces MGVQDDNKQAVLGFFTAVSERRTADLPQYMTEDVIDHNQIIHGEPDEPGAAFEGLRRQLAAFDPLTVRVEELVAEDERVVARVVMSGTHGGTHPRMPEPTGRSFENEAIWLFTLTGGRISQIRAVSDRLGLFLQLGWDWPRTD; encoded by the coding sequence ATGGGCGTGCAGGACGACAACAAGCAGGCCGTGCTCGGTTTCTTCACCGCCGTCAGCGAACGGCGCACCGCGGACCTGCCGCAGTACATGACCGAGGACGTGATCGACCACAACCAGATCATCCACGGCGAGCCCGACGAGCCGGGTGCGGCCTTCGAGGGGCTGCGCCGGCAGCTGGCGGCGTTCGATCCGCTGACCGTCCGGGTGGAGGAGCTGGTCGCGGAGGACGAGCGGGTCGTCGCCCGCGTGGTCATGTCCGGTACGCACGGCGGCACACATCCGCGTATGCCGGAGCCGACGGGCCGTTCCTTCGAGAACGAGGCGATCTGGCTGTTCACCCTGACCGGAGGCCGGATCTCGCAGATCCGCGCGGTCAGCGACCGGCTGGGCCTGTTCCTCCAGCTGGGCTGGGACTGGCCCCGGACCGACTGA
- a CDS encoding amidase family protein, translating to MTDTVSGLAEMATALVEGRVNAQELTERSLARIAAAQPSLNAFRIVRAEAALAEAEAADRRLARGERLPLLAWPGALRAPAAVAGGAAGDGGGLGGALATGGLPIGTGRSGWNLTAVDTRLTARIPDAPKLTAT from the coding sequence ATGACGGACACCGTTTCAGGGCTCGCGGAGATGGCCACGGCACTGGTCGAAGGGCGGGTGAATGCACAGGAGTTGACGGAGCGTTCGCTGGCGCGGATCGCAGCCGCGCAGCCCTCCCTCAACGCCTTCCGGATCGTCCGCGCCGAGGCCGCACTGGCCGAGGCGGAGGCCGCCGACCGGCGGCTGGCCCGCGGCGAGCGGCTGCCGTTGCTGGCTTGGCCCGGCGCACTCCGAGCCCCGGCTGCTGTCGCTGGCGGCGCAGCTGGAGACGGCGGAGGGCTGGGCGGCGCACTGGCCACCGGGGGTCTGCCGATCGGAACTGGCCGATCAGGCTGGAATTTGACGGCAGTTGACACGCGCTTGACCGCCCGCATACCCGACGCGCCTAAGCTCACCGCGACTTGA
- a CDS encoding YciI family protein, whose amino-acid sequence MAKYLLLKHYRGAPAPSNDVPMDRWTPQEVSDHIQYMRDFAAKLEQTGEFVDAQALAPEGTWVRYDGEGRPAVTDGPFAETKDLIAGWMVIDVDSHDRALELAAELSAAPGAGGRPIHEWLELRPFMSEPPTITE is encoded by the coding sequence ATGGCCAAGTACCTGCTGCTGAAGCACTACCGCGGCGCCCCGGCCCCCAGCAACGACGTCCCCATGGACCGCTGGACCCCGCAGGAGGTCTCCGACCACATCCAGTACATGCGCGACTTCGCGGCGAAGCTGGAGCAGACCGGCGAATTCGTGGACGCCCAGGCCCTGGCACCGGAGGGCACGTGGGTCCGCTACGACGGCGAGGGCCGCCCCGCCGTCACCGACGGTCCGTTCGCCGAGACCAAGGACCTGATCGCCGGCTGGATGGTGATCGACGTGGACAGCCACGACCGGGCCCTGGAGCTCGCCGCCGAGCTGTCGGCCGCCCCGGGCGCCGGCGGCCGCCCGATCCACGAGTGGCTGGAGCTGCGCCCCTTCATGTCCGAGCCGCCCACGATCACGGAGTGA